The following proteins are encoded in a genomic region of Papaver somniferum cultivar HN1 unplaced genomic scaffold, ASM357369v1 unplaced-scaffold_10, whole genome shotgun sequence:
- the LOC113326330 gene encoding uncharacterized protein LOC113326330, whose protein sequence is MVKATNPGSVANYSFGSEDKCFESMMIAFAAPIQGWKDGGRPFVGFDAFHLTGKHGGCLMTATGLDGQNGIVIKVVRNECGENLHLFMKEMKPLIEDHPAGKITFISDRQKGLQVSLDAANMDDLIKLSPAAAAYMMKEKPEQWSRAFFDPSACCEHLNNNFSESFKNLDKPMRDKPICTLGMMYGQLVMGTMYKRRNVSANWEDGKLVPTAQDLIDEMQKCFGAFRVNGAIVDKLYEVTSKTNAIFQVDVVEKTCSCFQWKLRGFVCQHAVCVLIYCSKYYHMESYKAIYAPEMRLLIGREDWPEPLVEINPPIDMMKPGRPCKKRKRAHDEPHSEKVVKTWKRCKMPGHNRRTCAGAPVGSNPKKRRQRTMVEGGSHKTTYPDPAELNTIKRASKRGRSKGSASSSQPTTVSSSQPSTGSSSHPTTASSSQSHCMLWI, encoded by the exons ATGGTAAAAGCAACTAATCCTGGATCGGTTGCAAATTACTCTTTCGGAAG TGAGGACAAATGTTTTGAGTCCATGATGATTGCATTTGCAGCACCAATTCAAGGATGGAAGGATGGTGGTAGACCATTCGTTGGTTTTGATGCCTTCCACTTGACtggaaaacatggtggatgtctAATGACAGCTACAGGTTTAGATGGACAGAATGGGATTGTTATAAAGGTGGTGAGGAATGAATGTGGTGAAAACTTgcacttatttatgaaagagatgaAGCCACTTATTGAAGACCATCCAGCTGGGAAGATAACCTTTATCTCAGACAGACAAAAAGGTCTCCAAGTGTCATTGGATGCG GCCAATATGGATGATCTGATCAAGTTGTCACCAGCTGCTGCAGCTTACATGATGAAGGAAAAACCAGAACAATGGTCTAGGGCTTTCTTTGACCCATCTGCATGTTGTGAGCACCTTAACAACAATTTCTCAGAGTCctttaaaaacttggataaacCCATGAGAGACAAGCCTATTTGTACCCTTGGAATGATGTATGGCCAGCTAGTTATGGGTACTATGTATAAAAGAAGAAATGTGAGTGCAAATTGGGAAGATGGTAAATTGGTGCCAACTGCTCAAGACTTGATTGATGAGATGCAGAAATGTTTTGGAGCATTCAGGGTTAATGGAGCTATTGTTGATAAGTTATATGAAGTGACTTCAAAGACCAATGCTATATTTCAAGTTGATGTGGTTGAGAAGACTTGTTCCTGTTTTCAATGGAAACTTAGAGGCTTTGTATGTCAACATGCAGTGTGTGTGCTCAT TTATTGCAGCAAGTACTATCATATGGAATCTTACAAGGCAATTTATGCACCTGAGATGAGGTTATTGATTGGAAGAGAAGATTGGCCTGAG CCATTGGTAGAAATCAACCCACCCATAGATATGATGAAACCAGGGAGGCCTTGCAAGAAAAGGAAGAGAGCACATGATGAACCTCACAGTGAGAAGGTGGTCAAAACTTGGAAGAGATGCAAGATGCCTGGACACAACAGGAGGACATGTGCTGGTGCACCAGTTGGATCCAAtccaaaaaaaagaagacaaagaaCCATGGTGGAAGGAGGAAGTCACAAGACTACTTACCCAGATCCTGCAGAGCTTAATACCATTAAAAGGGCAAGTAAGAGGGGAAGATCAAAAGGATCTGCATCATCTTCTCAGCCTACCACTGTATCATCTTCTCAGCCTAGCACTGGATCATCTTCTCATCCAACAACTGCATCATCTTCTCAGTCCCACTGCATGTTATGGATCTAG